The following are encoded in a window of Rosa chinensis cultivar Old Blush chromosome 4, RchiOBHm-V2, whole genome shotgun sequence genomic DNA:
- the LOC112200901 gene encoding uncharacterized protein LOC112200901 — protein MSAAAEESSEAGTMGEEVLKLKEKLSQCRLERERLLTENKRWKIKKKLLMRGIEKLEDKISKEQEVFLCVGSENYERQITLYKNLNTTNNSMWQLGDELSKVDDELAKLDEEQYKFFDSERPCVGTEVEKKIRPSQSKTEKLDKLYSEMNKKRDDLLAFLETRTKNAEITDDVKALVRDHYTQYIETLKTDEDEYALKTKIMDIILPPGSSQKQIGMFARVDSISPISAGISKILNFLRK, from the exons ATGtcggcggcggcggaggagtCAAGTGAGGCAGGCACCATGGGCGAAGAGGTTTTGAAGCTCAAAGAGAAG CTTTCTCAATGCCGACTTGAAAGGGAGCGGCTCCTGACAGAGAACAAGAGATGgaagatcaagaagaaacttcttATGCGGGGTATAGAAAAACTAGAAGACAAGATTAGTAAAGAACAAGAAGTGTTTCTGTGTGTAGGATCTGAAAATTATGAGAGACAGATTACACTCTACAAGAACTTGAACACTACGAACAACAGTATGTGGCAG CTAGGGGACGAATTGTCCAAAGTAGATGACGAATTGGCCAAACTAGATGAGGAACAGTACAAGTTTTTTGATAGTGAAAGGCCTTGTGTGGGAACAGAAGtggagaagaaaataaggcCGTCACAATCAAAGACAGAGAAGCTGGATAAGCTATACTCAGAGATGAATAAGAAACGGGACGATTTATTAGCTTTTCTTGAAACTCGTACAAAAAATGCAGAAATCACCGATGATGTGAAGGCTCTGGTGAGAGACCACTATACTCAATATATTGAGACACTCAAGACTGATGAGGACGAGTATGCACTGAAAACAAAGATTATGGATATTATTCTACCACCGGGTTCTTCTCAGAAGCAAATTGGGATGTTTGCCAGGGTTGATTCTATATCTCCAATCTCTGCTGGGATTTCAAAGATTTTGAACTTTCTAAGAAAATAG